In Rhizobium jaguaris, a single window of DNA contains:
- a CDS encoding PTS sugar transporter subunit IIA, which yields MDLSTIILPEHVFVGLSAPTKWRALQLLSSKAAHCLGLDESLVLRALEAREKLGTTGIGNGIAVPHAAIIGMTRPRGLMVRFSHPVDFEAIDDVPTDLAFVLLFAENGRSEYLNVLAAIARRLRMEGVLTAMRQAKSADELYSVFMTDSIC from the coding sequence ATGGACCTTTCCACCATCATCCTGCCCGAGCACGTCTTCGTCGGCCTCTCTGCGCCGACCAAGTGGCGCGCCTTGCAGCTTTTGTCGTCGAAAGCGGCTCATTGCCTCGGCCTCGACGAAAGCTTGGTTCTGCGGGCGCTGGAAGCGCGGGAGAAGCTTGGGACGACCGGAATCGGCAACGGCATCGCCGTTCCGCACGCGGCGATCATCGGGATGACGAGACCGCGTGGGCTGATGGTTCGCTTCAGCCATCCGGTCGATTTCGAGGCGATCGACGACGTTCCAACCGATCTGGCCTTCGTGCTGCTGTTTGCTGAAAATGGCCGCAGCGAATATCTTAACGTGCTTGCGGCCATCGCCAGACGGCTTAGAATGGAAGGCGTGTTGACCGCCATGCGTCAGGCAAAAAGTGCCGACGAACTCTATTCCGTTTTCATGACCGACTCGATCTGCTGA
- a CDS encoding response regulator transcription factor, whose translation MTTTAVKILVVDDEPPIRKLLRVGLSAQGYAVNEAQSAAAARISVQEDQPDLIVLDLGLPDKPGHDLLQEWREDGLQMPVVILSSRTDEAGIVKALETGADDYVTKPFGMNELAARIRVALRHRLQQQGEKAIFQTGGLSIDLVKRIVKVDGKEVKLSPKEYDILRVLAQHAGKVLTHQFLLKQVWGPAADVQYLRVYVRQLRQKVEQIPDQPQYITTETGVGYRLREPD comes from the coding sequence ATGACCACGACCGCCGTCAAGATACTCGTTGTCGATGACGAGCCGCCGATCCGCAAATTGCTGCGCGTCGGCTTGAGTGCCCAAGGCTACGCCGTCAATGAAGCCCAGAGCGCCGCCGCGGCGCGGATTTCCGTGCAGGAAGATCAGCCCGATCTGATCGTGCTCGATCTCGGCCTACCCGACAAGCCTGGCCATGACCTCCTGCAGGAATGGCGCGAAGACGGGTTGCAGATGCCGGTCGTCATTCTTTCGAGCCGAACCGATGAGGCCGGCATCGTCAAGGCACTGGAAACCGGTGCCGACGATTACGTTACCAAGCCCTTCGGTATGAACGAATTGGCGGCGCGCATTCGCGTGGCGCTTCGCCACCGTCTGCAGCAGCAGGGCGAAAAAGCGATCTTCCAGACCGGCGGCCTTTCGATCGATCTCGTCAAGCGCATAGTCAAGGTCGACGGCAAGGAAGTGAAGCTTTCACCGAAGGAATACGACATCCTGCGGGTGCTGGCGCAGCATGCCGGTAAGGTACTGACGCATCAGTTCCTGTTGAAGCAGGTCTGGGGTCCGGCGGCGGATGTGCAGTATCTGCGCGTCTACGTCCGACAACTCCGGCAGAAGGTCGAACAGATTCCGGATCAACCGCAATACATCACCACGGAGACCGGCGTCGGCTATCGCCTGCGCGAGCCGGACTGA
- a CDS encoding sensor histidine kinase yields MPDDSRDTLSRPSPDALLEKARRETRGRLKIFLGAAPGVGKTYEMLISGKAKIADGVDVVVGVVETHGRRETQALLEGFEIIPRVQIDYKGRALDEMDLDAILKRRPGLVLVDELAHTNAQGSRHPKRYLDVMELLDRGIDVYTTLNIQHVESLNDVVSQITRVRVRETVPDSIIDMADDVEIIDLTPDDLIKRLHDGKVYVSRTAERALTNYFTPGNLTALRELALRRTAQRVDDQLLTHMQAHAIPGPWAAGERVLVSIDHHPRSALLVRYAARMASRLRAPWAAVYVETNRSINLTEAQRDTIAATLRLAEQLGGEAITIPGREVAEELLRHSASNNVTHIVIGSPKIGTWRDWSKRSVSYELIRKAGDISVHVISGNDTEDTTANRGVRAAPSPAPFQLRGYILATLYVAVALGFCVILDQVLDVRNLALVFLMAVLASAVTQGLRPALYSCLLSALAFNFFFLPPRYTLTISDPESVLAFFFFLGVAVIASNLTATVQRQAAAARQRARTTEDLYLFSKKLAGTGTLDDVLWATAFQIASMLKVRVVLLLPENGTIAVKAGYPPDDTLDDADIAAARWAWEHNHAAGRGADTLPGAKRLYVPLRTGRTAVGVIGLDSDRREGPLLTPEQQRLLDALADQAALAIERVLLVADVDRAKLAVEADRLRSALLTSISHDLKTPLAAILGAAGTLRDYLETLPHEDRVDLLSTVVDESERLNRFIANLLDMTKIESGAMEPNYALHYGGDIVGSALRRGAKILARHHVEVQIPVDLPMVRVDPVLFEQVLFNLLDNAAKYAPDDSTIRLEAWADVDNIVFRVMDEGPGIPPADLERVFDTFYRVRKGDQVRAGTGLGLSISRGFIEAMAGTITAGNRTDRQGAVFTIRLPKPTDLPKLDELK; encoded by the coding sequence ATGCCAGACGATAGCCGCGACACGCTGAGCAGGCCTTCCCCCGACGCGCTTCTGGAAAAGGCTCGGCGGGAAACGCGTGGCCGCCTGAAGATTTTTCTGGGCGCTGCGCCGGGCGTCGGCAAGACCTATGAAATGCTGATCTCTGGCAAAGCCAAAATTGCCGACGGCGTCGATGTCGTCGTCGGGGTGGTCGAAACCCATGGCCGTCGGGAGACGCAGGCTTTGCTCGAAGGCTTCGAGATCATTCCCCGCGTCCAGATCGACTATAAGGGTCGCGCGCTGGACGAAATGGACCTCGATGCGATCCTGAAGCGCCGGCCCGGCCTGGTGCTGGTCGATGAGCTCGCCCACACCAATGCGCAGGGCAGCCGTCATCCGAAGCGCTATCTGGATGTCATGGAGCTGCTAGACCGCGGTATCGACGTCTATACGACGCTGAATATCCAGCATGTCGAAAGCTTGAACGATGTCGTCTCGCAAATTACCCGCGTGCGTGTGCGCGAAACGGTACCGGATTCGATCATCGACATGGCCGACGATGTCGAGATCATCGATCTGACCCCCGACGACCTGATCAAGCGCCTGCATGACGGCAAGGTCTATGTGTCAAGGACGGCCGAACGGGCGCTGACCAACTATTTCACCCCCGGCAATCTGACGGCACTGCGCGAGCTGGCGTTGAGGCGCACGGCGCAGCGGGTCGACGACCAGCTTCTGACCCATATGCAGGCGCATGCGATCCCGGGCCCGTGGGCGGCAGGCGAGCGCGTACTGGTCTCCATCGATCATCATCCACGCTCGGCTTTGTTGGTGCGCTACGCCGCTCGCATGGCCTCGCGCCTGCGCGCGCCTTGGGCGGCCGTCTATGTCGAGACCAACCGATCCATCAATCTGACCGAGGCGCAGCGCGACACCATTGCGGCGACTCTGCGACTTGCCGAACAGCTCGGCGGCGAAGCCATTACCATTCCCGGCCGTGAGGTCGCCGAAGAGCTGCTTCGCCATTCGGCCAGCAACAATGTCACTCACATCGTCATTGGCTCGCCGAAGATCGGCACATGGCGGGACTGGTCGAAGCGCTCGGTTTCCTACGAATTGATCCGCAAGGCCGGCGACATCAGCGTACATGTCATTTCCGGCAATGACACGGAGGACACGACGGCGAATCGTGGGGTCAGAGCGGCGCCCTCGCCCGCCCCGTTTCAGTTGCGCGGCTATATCCTGGCGACGCTCTACGTCGCTGTCGCCCTCGGTTTCTGCGTAATCCTTGACCAGGTTCTCGATGTTCGCAACCTGGCGCTGGTGTTCCTTATGGCGGTGCTGGCTTCGGCCGTGACGCAAGGCTTGCGACCGGCCCTCTATTCCTGCCTTCTCAGTGCACTAGCCTTCAACTTCTTCTTCCTGCCGCCCCGCTATACGCTGACGATCAGCGATCCGGAAAGCGTGCTTGCCTTCTTCTTCTTTCTTGGTGTCGCCGTCATTGCCAGCAATCTCACCGCAACGGTGCAACGGCAGGCCGCCGCCGCGCGCCAGCGGGCGCGAACGACGGAGGATCTTTATCTTTTCTCGAAGAAGCTTGCCGGCACCGGCACGCTCGATGACGTACTCTGGGCGACAGCCTTCCAGATTGCTTCGATGTTGAAGGTGCGTGTGGTGCTGCTGCTGCCCGAGAATGGCACTATTGCCGTCAAAGCGGGCTATCCGCCCGATGACACGCTCGACGATGCCGATATCGCAGCCGCGCGCTGGGCTTGGGAGCACAATCATGCTGCCGGCCGTGGGGCCGATACGCTGCCGGGAGCCAAGCGTCTTTATGTGCCGCTGCGCACCGGCCGTACGGCCGTTGGCGTTATCGGCCTCGATAGCGACCGTCGCGAAGGGCCGCTACTGACGCCGGAACAGCAGCGCCTGCTCGATGCTTTGGCCGATCAGGCGGCCCTTGCCATCGAGCGCGTACTATTGGTTGCCGACGTCGACCGAGCGAAGTTGGCCGTCGAAGCCGATCGGCTGCGCTCCGCCTTGCTGACCTCTATCTCGCACGATCTCAAGACACCGCTCGCCGCCATCCTCGGTGCCGCCGGCACTTTGCGGGATTATCTGGAAACCCTGCCGCATGAAGATCGCGTCGATCTACTGTCGACCGTGGTCGATGAATCCGAACGGCTGAATCGCTTTATCGCTAATCTGCTCGACATGACCAAGATCGAGTCTGGCGCGATGGAGCCGAATTACGCCCTGCATTATGGTGGCGATATCGTCGGCAGTGCGCTTCGGCGCGGGGCAAAAATCCTCGCCCGGCATCACGTCGAGGTGCAGATTCCGGTCGATCTGCCGATGGTGCGGGTCGATCCCGTCCTCTTCGAGCAGGTGTTGTTCAATCTGCTCGACAATGCCGCCAAATATGCGCCGGATGACTCTACCATTCGTTTGGAGGCCTGGGCCGATGTCGACAACATCGTTTTCCGCGTCATGGATGAAGGCCCGGGCATTCCGCCCGCCGATCTCGAACGAGTCTTCGATACTTTCTATCGCGTCCGCAAGGGCGATCAGGTGCGGGCCGGCACCGGCCTTGGCCTCTCCATCAGCCGTGGTTTCATCGAGGCCATGGCCGGCACAATCACCGCAGGCAACCGGACCGATCGTCAAGGCGCGGTCTTCACCATCCGCCTGCCGAAACCAACAGATCTACCTAAGCTGGATGAATTGAAATGA
- a CDS encoding K(+)-transporting ATPase subunit C produces MLKQIRPAIVMIVATTVLTGLVYPLAMTGAAQALFPRQANGSLVEKDGKVIGSTLIGQNFTSDRYFHGRPSATTGADPNDPTKSVSVPYNAANSGASNLGPTNSSLITRIKGDAATLQAQNPNVPVPIDMLTTSGSGLDPDITPDNAYFQVPRVAKARNMDEAKVRSLVDAAVEPRELGVLGEPVVNVLALNQALDASMTQ; encoded by the coding sequence ATGTTGAAACAAATCAGACCTGCAATCGTCATGATCGTCGCTACGACCGTTCTGACCGGCCTTGTCTACCCTCTGGCCATGACGGGTGCCGCCCAGGCACTCTTTCCCCGCCAGGCCAACGGCAGCCTGGTGGAGAAGGACGGCAAGGTGATCGGGTCCACCTTGATCGGCCAGAATTTTACGAGCGACAGGTATTTCCACGGCCGCCCGTCGGCAACGACAGGCGCAGACCCGAACGATCCGACCAAATCGGTATCAGTACCTTATAATGCCGCCAACTCCGGCGCATCCAATCTGGGTCCGACCAATTCGAGCCTCATCACCCGCATCAAGGGCGATGCCGCAACCCTGCAGGCGCAGAACCCGAATGTGCCGGTTCCGATCGACATGCTCACTACCTCGGGCAGCGGTCTCGACCCTGACATCACGCCGGACAATGCCTATTTCCAGGTGCCGCGTGTGGCCAAGGCCCGCAACATGGACGAAGCCAAAGTCCGCTCGCTTGTCGATGCAGCCGTTGAGCCGCGCGAACTTGGTGTTCTCGGCGAACCGGTCGTCAACGTGCTGGCATTGAACCAGGCGCTTGATGCTTCTATGACTCAATAA
- the kdpB gene encoding potassium-transporting ATPase subunit KdpB: MSQSKSASILDSRILIPAVGGAFTKLNPRTLAKNPVMFVVAVVSTLTTVLFLRDLLTGGGNLGFSLQINIWLWFTVLFANFAEAVAEGRGKAQAESLRKSRTETQAKLLTGNSRTDYKMVPGTSLKVGDVVLVEAGDIIPSDGEVIEGVASVNEAAITGESAPVIRESGGDRSAVTGGTQVLSDEIRVRITAAAGSTFIDRMIALVEGAERQKTPNEIALNILLAGMTLIFVLATVTIPSFAAYAGGSISTVVLVALFVTLIPTTIGALLSAIGIAGMDRLVRFNVLAMSGRAVEAAGDVDTLLLDKTGTITLGNRQATSFRPVKGVTEQDLADAAQLASLADETPEGRSIVVLAKEKYAIRGRDMTSLKATFVPFTAQTRMSGVDLEGSSIRKGAVDAVLAYVNGAAAAASGAGATVMARTNSETIRDLQAIADEVSKAGGTPLAVARDGRLLGVIQLKDIVKGGIRERFAELRRMGIRTVMITGDNPLTAAAIAAEAGVDDFLAQATPEMKLALMREEQSKGKLVAMCGDGTNDAPALAQADVGVAMNTGTVAAREAGNMVDLDSDPTKLIEIVEIGKQLLMTRGALTTFSIANDIAKYFAIIPAMFIAFYPQLKMLNVMGLATPQSAILSAIIFNALIIVALIPLSLKGVRYRPIGAGALLSRNLLIYGLGGIIVPFIGIKAIDLVITAVGLA, translated from the coding sequence ATGAGCCAGTCAAAATCCGCGAGTATTTTGGATTCTCGCATCCTCATTCCGGCCGTGGGCGGTGCTTTCACAAAGCTGAACCCGCGGACCCTTGCCAAAAACCCCGTCATGTTCGTGGTGGCCGTCGTCTCGACGCTGACCACCGTCCTCTTCCTGCGCGATCTATTGACTGGCGGCGGTAATCTCGGTTTCTCCCTCCAGATCAACATCTGGCTCTGGTTCACCGTGCTGTTTGCCAATTTCGCCGAAGCCGTCGCCGAGGGCCGCGGCAAGGCGCAGGCCGAATCGCTGCGCAAGAGCCGTACCGAAACCCAGGCGAAACTTCTGACCGGTAACAGCCGGACCGACTACAAGATGGTGCCCGGCACCAGCCTGAAGGTCGGTGATGTCGTGTTGGTCGAAGCCGGCGACATCATCCCCTCCGATGGCGAAGTCATCGAGGGCGTCGCCTCGGTCAACGAAGCGGCCATCACCGGTGAATCCGCCCCGGTCATCCGCGAATCCGGCGGCGACCGCTCCGCCGTCACCGGCGGCACGCAGGTGCTGTCCGACGAGATCCGTGTCCGCATAACTGCCGCCGCCGGCTCGACCTTCATCGACCGCATGATCGCGCTGGTCGAAGGCGCCGAACGGCAGAAGACGCCGAACGAAATCGCGCTCAATATCCTGCTTGCCGGTATGACGCTGATCTTCGTCCTGGCCACGGTGACGATCCCGAGCTTTGCCGCCTATGCCGGCGGTTCAATCTCCACGGTCGTTCTCGTTGCCCTGTTCGTGACCTTGATTCCGACCACGATCGGCGCGCTGCTCTCGGCTATCGGCATTGCGGGCATGGACCGTCTCGTACGCTTCAACGTGCTCGCCATGTCCGGCCGCGCCGTCGAAGCTGCCGGCGACGTCGATACCCTGCTGCTCGACAAGACCGGCACGATTACCCTCGGCAACCGTCAGGCCACCTCTTTCCGCCCTGTCAAAGGCGTAACGGAGCAGGATCTGGCTGATGCGGCACAGCTCGCTTCGCTTGCAGACGAGACGCCTGAAGGACGCTCGATCGTGGTGCTCGCCAAGGAAAAATATGCGATCCGCGGCCGTGACATGACCAGCCTGAAGGCCACATTCGTGCCCTTCACCGCCCAGACCCGCATGAGCGGCGTCGATCTCGAAGGCTCCTCGATCCGCAAGGGTGCGGTGGACGCGGTCCTGGCCTATGTCAACGGAGCGGCTGCAGCAGCCTCTGGCGCCGGTGCCACCGTAATGGCGCGAACCAACAGCGAGACGATCCGCGATCTGCAGGCAATAGCAGACGAAGTCTCCAAAGCCGGCGGCACGCCGCTTGCGGTTGCTCGTGACGGTCGCCTGCTTGGCGTCATTCAGCTCAAGGACATCGTCAAGGGTGGCATCCGCGAGCGCTTTGCCGAACTGCGCCGCATGGGCATCCGCACTGTGATGATCACCGGTGACAACCCGCTCACAGCAGCAGCCATTGCCGCCGAAGCCGGCGTCGACGACTTCCTTGCCCAGGCGACCCCGGAAATGAAGCTGGCGTTGATGCGCGAGGAGCAGTCGAAGGGCAAGCTCGTCGCCATGTGCGGCGACGGCACCAACGACGCGCCGGCACTTGCGCAGGCCGATGTCGGCGTCGCCATGAACACCGGCACCGTTGCCGCTCGCGAAGCTGGCAACATGGTCGACCTCGACAGCGACCCGACGAAGCTCATCGAGATCGTGGAAATCGGCAAGCAATTGCTGATGACCCGCGGCGCGCTGACCACCTTCTCGATCGCCAACGACATCGCCAAGTATTTCGCCATCATTCCCGCGATGTTCATTGCCTTCTATCCGCAACTGAAGATGCTGAACGTCATGGGGTTGGCAACACCGCAAAGCGCCATTCTCTCGGCGATCATCTTCAATGCGCTCATCATCGTCGCACTGATCCCGCTGTCGCTGAAGGGTGTCCGCTATCGCCCGATCGGCGCGGGCGCGCTGCTCAGCCGCAACCTGCTGATCTACGGCCTCGGCGGCATCATCGTTCCCTTCATCGGCATCAAGGCCATCGACCTGGTGATCACCGCCGTCGGCCTCGCCTAA
- the kdpA gene encoding potassium-transporting ATPase subunit KdpA, translating into MTFNGWLQILIYIGILLLLVKPLGGYMTRVFTGERTMLSYVLGPLERGLYRIAGTNEREEQHWTTYSISMLLFSLAGFIVLYALQRLQGSLPYNPAGMTAVGPELSFNTATSFVTNTNWQNYGGESTMSYLVQMAGLTVQNFVSAATGIAIGIALIRAFARASGKAIGNFWVDMIRATLYVLLPICIVLTLAFVYLGVPQTLGPYVDATTLEGAQQTIAVGPVASQLAIKMLGTNGGGFFNANSSHPFENPDAISNLLQMLAIFAIGAALTNVFGRMVGSQRQGWAILAAMGVLFIAGVVVTYWAEAAGNPLVHALGIQGGNMEGKEVRLGIAASSLFAVITTAASCGAINGALDSFTALGGLIPLINLQLGEVIIGGVGAGFYGILMFVIIAIFVAGLMVGRTPEYLGKKIEAKEVKMAMLAVLCLPFGMLIFTAIASVLPAAVASIGNPGPHGFSEILYAYSSAAANNGSAFGGLSGNTPWYNITLGIVMLIGRFLVIVPALAIAGSLISKKTVPASAGTFPTDGALFVGLLVGTILIVGGLTFFPALALGPIVEHLSMIAGQAF; encoded by the coding sequence ATGACCTTCAATGGATGGCTTCAGATTCTGATTTATATCGGAATCCTCCTTCTGCTCGTCAAACCGCTCGGCGGTTATATGACGCGTGTCTTCACTGGCGAGCGCACAATGCTCTCTTACGTCCTCGGTCCGCTGGAACGGGGCCTTTATCGCATTGCGGGAACGAATGAGCGTGAGGAGCAGCACTGGACGACCTATTCGATCTCCATGCTGCTGTTCAGCCTCGCTGGCTTCATCGTTCTTTACGCGCTGCAGCGCCTGCAGGGCAGCCTGCCGTACAATCCGGCCGGTATGACCGCAGTCGGGCCGGAATTGTCCTTCAACACGGCAACCAGTTTCGTGACCAATACCAATTGGCAGAACTACGGCGGCGAAAGCACGATGTCCTATCTCGTCCAGATGGCCGGGCTGACCGTGCAGAACTTTGTTTCCGCGGCAACCGGCATTGCCATCGGCATAGCGTTGATCCGCGCATTTGCCCGCGCCTCGGGCAAGGCGATCGGCAACTTCTGGGTCGATATGATCCGCGCGACGCTCTATGTCCTGCTGCCGATCTGCATCGTTTTGACGTTGGCCTTCGTCTATCTCGGTGTGCCGCAGACGCTTGGCCCCTATGTTGACGCGACGACACTCGAAGGCGCGCAACAGACGATAGCTGTCGGCCCGGTTGCCTCACAGCTTGCCATCAAGATGCTCGGCACGAACGGCGGCGGCTTCTTCAACGCCAACTCCTCACATCCCTTCGAAAACCCCGATGCAATCTCCAACCTCCTGCAGATGCTGGCGATCTTCGCCATCGGCGCAGCACTGACCAACGTCTTCGGCCGCATGGTCGGCAGCCAGCGTCAAGGTTGGGCAATTCTGGCCGCTATGGGAGTGCTCTTCATCGCCGGCGTGGTCGTCACCTATTGGGCAGAAGCCGCAGGCAATCCGCTGGTCCATGCGCTCGGCATCCAGGGCGGCAACATGGAAGGCAAGGAAGTCCGTCTCGGCATCGCTGCCTCCTCGCTGTTTGCCGTTATCACCACCGCAGCTTCCTGCGGCGCGATCAACGGTGCGCTCGACAGCTTCACGGCGCTCGGCGGCCTGATCCCGCTCATCAACCTGCAACTCGGCGAAGTCATCATCGGCGGCGTCGGCGCCGGTTTCTATGGCATCCTGATGTTCGTCATCATCGCCATCTTCGTCGCCGGTCTGATGGTCGGCCGTACGCCGGAATATCTCGGCAAGAAGATCGAGGCCAAGGAAGTCAAGATGGCGATGCTCGCCGTCCTTTGCCTGCCCTTTGGCATGTTGATCTTTACCGCGATCGCCTCCGTACTGCCCGCGGCCGTTGCGTCCATCGGCAACCCCGGTCCGCACGGCTTCTCGGAAATCCTTTATGCCTACAGCTCGGCGGCGGCGAACAACGGTTCGGCCTTCGGCGGCCTCTCCGGCAACACGCCCTGGTACAACATCACCCTCGGCATCGTCATGCTGATCGGCCGCTTCCTGGTCATCGTTCCGGCACTCGCCATTGCTGGCTCGCTGATCTCCAAGAAGACCGTTCCAGCCTCGGCCGGTACCTTCCCGACGGATGGTGCGCTGTTCGTCGGCCTGCTGGTCGGCACGATCCTGATTGTCGGAGGGCTGACGTTCTTCCCGGCACTCGCTCTCGGTCCGATCGTCGAACATCTGTCGATGATTGCCGGCCAGGCTTTCTAA
- the kdpF gene encoding K(+)-transporting ATPase subunit F, translating to MLLDYILGGGVTLFLTAYLIYALIRPERF from the coding sequence ATGCTCCTGGATTACATTCTCGGTGGCGGCGTGACCCTCTTTCTCACCGCTTACCTGATTTACGCTCTCATTCGCCCTGAGCGCTTTTAG
- a CDS encoding SDR family NAD(P)-dependent oxidoreductase, which yields MSLQEEARFAVVVVGASRGIGRAMAKVVAREKAVVVLVARSSDGLAAAAADVRKAGGEAYTLELDIVASDASTRLRDFLTANGLVCDVLINSAGYGLRGAATILPIGDQLGIVDLNIRALTDLTLCFLPEMAARRRGGVINLGSIAGFLPGPNMALYYASKSFVRSFSEALHQELRATGVTVTCVAPGPVSTEFLEKSGASRAALFKILPKLDSAYVAERAWRGFKSGRRLVVPGISAKLVAFTARLLPSAVLLPLVGRLQRRSGDPCPCGSGKKFNECCGARRRQSAGSR from the coding sequence ATGAGCCTTCAGGAAGAGGCCCGCTTTGCGGTCGTGGTCGTCGGTGCTTCGCGTGGTATCGGGAGGGCAATGGCCAAAGTCGTTGCCCGCGAAAAGGCTGTTGTCGTCCTTGTTGCGCGGTCATCGGATGGTCTGGCGGCTGCCGCGGCTGATGTGCGGAAGGCCGGTGGCGAGGCGTACACACTGGAGTTGGATATTGTTGCATCCGATGCATCGACGCGTCTGCGCGATTTCTTGACCGCAAACGGTTTGGTCTGTGATGTCCTCATCAATAGTGCCGGATATGGTTTGCGCGGCGCGGCGACGATCCTTCCTATCGGGGATCAGCTTGGGATCGTCGACCTCAATATACGCGCCCTCACCGATCTGACCCTTTGCTTTTTGCCGGAAATGGCGGCGCGGCGGCGCGGCGGCGTAATCAATCTCGGCTCCATAGCCGGGTTCCTTCCGGGACCGAATATGGCGTTGTATTATGCCAGCAAAAGCTTCGTGCGTTCCTTTTCGGAAGCGCTTCATCAGGAGCTGCGCGCCACCGGCGTGACGGTTACATGTGTCGCTCCAGGGCCGGTGTCCACGGAATTTCTCGAAAAATCTGGAGCTAGCCGGGCGGCGTTATTCAAGATTCTGCCCAAGCTGGATTCGGCTTATGTGGCCGAACGCGCCTGGCGCGGGTTCAAATCCGGACGCCGTCTGGTCGTGCCGGGTATCTCGGCCAAGCTGGTCGCCTTTACGGCGAGGTTGCTGCCTTCGGCAGTTCTGCTGCCATTGGTCGGCCGATTGCAACGTCGCAGCGGCGATCCATGTCCTTGTGGATCGGGCAAGAAGTTCAATGAATGCTGCGGCGCCCGCCGCCGCCAGAGCGCCGGAAGTCGCTGA
- a CDS encoding protein-S-isoprenylcysteine O-methyltransferase, whose product MIVSAAGAGEIIWVLGVVAWYVIRYPFARRAKRLRVVQDQRSNIETIGLAAALLGLAVVPGIYVATGIPRMADHPAHVWAVGVGTILYVAAMWVFRRTHKELGKNWSITLEIREQHQLVCSGPYALIRHPMYTSFLLMALGQAFLLSNWVVGLAGLLGFAILYFLRVDKEERMMLEYFGPEYRAYMDRTKRIIPYLY is encoded by the coding sequence TTGATCGTATCGGCAGCCGGGGCCGGCGAAATCATCTGGGTGCTTGGGGTCGTCGCCTGGTACGTTATTCGATATCCTTTCGCGCGTCGCGCTAAGCGCTTGCGGGTCGTCCAAGATCAACGCTCAAACATCGAGACCATCGGGCTTGCCGCGGCTCTTCTGGGCCTTGCGGTTGTGCCCGGAATTTACGTCGCCACGGGCATTCCGCGGATGGCCGACCATCCTGCCCATGTATGGGCCGTCGGCGTCGGGACGATCTTATACGTCGCGGCGATGTGGGTTTTCCGCAGGACCCATAAGGAACTCGGCAAGAACTGGTCGATAACGCTGGAGATTCGCGAACAGCACCAACTGGTTTGCAGCGGCCCATACGCCCTCATCCGCCACCCAATGTACACCTCTTTCCTGCTCATGGCGCTTGGACAAGCTTTTTTGCTGTCGAACTGGGTGGTGGGGCTGGCTGGTTTGTTGGGCTTTGCCATCCTTTATTTCCTGCGGGTGGACAAAGAAGAGCGTATGATGCTGGAATATTTCGGCCCCGAGTACCGCGCCTATATGGATCGGACGAAGCGAATTATCCCCTATCTCTATTAG
- a CDS encoding ABC transporter gives MSKILIVLISCLAVANLSACAGVGKGKGKAPPPAAAVYK, from the coding sequence ATGAGCAAAATTCTAATCGTACTCATCTCTTGCTTGGCAGTTGCCAATCTCAGCGCTTGCGCAGGGGTTGGTAAAGGAAAGGGCAAGGCACCGCCGCCGGCAGCGGCAGTCTACAAGTAA